In Thamnophis elegans isolate rThaEle1 chromosome 4, rThaEle1.pri, whole genome shotgun sequence, the following proteins share a genomic window:
- the ASXL2 gene encoding putative Polycomb group protein ASXL2 isoform X2 has protein sequence MSTNEIPLQVSARLSQVSSPQPGCPSPSIPPGKIISSSQKHSKKALKQALKQKQRKQHHCRTSVPVSTNHHLLQQHVKIANHPAKAAWEGKQSDGHSSSPQNSTSSSSPSVKTEPSLPILGKKPFQRSERLHARQLKRTKCAEIDVETPESILVNTNLRALINKHTFMGLPVECQQKLLLLLPEVDRQIGMDGLMKLSSSALNNEFFNSAAQGWKERLSEGEFTPEMQLRLRQELEKEKKVELWKERFFESYYGQSSGLSLEESKQLTSCIPTVQNQAQTGTLAPQLQKCIVVHKAVPDKEQTNPLVGPKVQVLPAVTAATKGEEIEQPKVFKPEELAHSSGNSASFHSSSQIPQKISKRVEELEEVTPPPACLESVMRQNPSKPKNAAIAGIKPSPEVESQEISAKEAPATCTEQMDTGSRAFKRKSEIPEEALMTPEKQLHVTEKCPTRPPFQAPLQCFPIAPTPKVPPLRIHVSRIQGSPALLSASQVSPRPPFPIIRRTGARTLADVKARARMARAQRAAAAAEAAAAAAIAATSASIVEAIPGPGPGGGKGEDKSSALSGRPHGATLDMAGSGSRTSPKRLFPSCPAPFSPADSPAPEPAATSSAARAQLQPAPPAQSRTASSNPEAARASISQPAIGSVNCTNPRILTVPATQGVTASLGSTADLASMMEKLRNKPLALNQVTRTSCGFEPAVNCKSVSKTASPTSTGVPEDKVRASLSVSPVLAGPFKAPSPLSSPCGTLPTSTLPSPSRHNLLVAHSPKVPPSSSGSSGSTSAVKASSNIPANNPLVTQLLQGKEVPMEQILPRPLTRVEIKTVAQPVKEGKATTIVSRPGPPREGEGQLHITFPAGGKPNLSRCGQSQDPPPISSLSGQDLWSKPTDLHSSQETLGKSAQDHIPQTVMQKVPAQSLPAAASPPPRLPLLPPHFPVENSSTSQSFTLGFIGRRTFKPAMSGHYLLNVSTYGRCPENLRRNLAQPPESHLRSDEPPKKLEEQKHPPGNNISSGEDEGDTDGNVAPQATVHLKVKEEPLAPGRGGGRQAASKVKLEQAAISHKDGNICLFPAGQDYAESNSAKDFIQDAQVAQATRGERRSCSGELQTCAPGNVTPQRPLLFSPSPSQLFGNPTPAQLIGPGYSGTINVSTSPDMHQDALLTGLSDPSRMGDVVSFSVTVTAIPASHSSNTGSHGQSLRGQAFAEDGGLEDLPSKCYCRLKAMIVCKGCGAFCHDDCIGPSKLCVSCLVVR, from the exons ATGTCCACAAATGAGATTCCTTTGCAAG TATCAGCCAGACTTTCACAAGTGTCCTCCCCACAGCCAGGCTGCCCATCTCCTTCTATCCCACCAGGTAAAATCATCTCTTCATCTCAGAAGCACAGCAAAAAGGCACTTAAACAA GCCTTGAAGCAAAAGCAAAGGAAGCAGCATCATTGCCGAACCAGTGTGCCTGTATCAACTAATCACCACCTCCTACAGCAGCATGTGAAGATTGCTAACCATCCTGCAAAAGCTG cttgggaaggaaaacagtcaGATGGACATTCAAGTAGCCCACAGAATTCTACTTCTAGTTCTTCTCCCTCTGTTAAAACTGAGCCTTCCTTGCCAATCCTTGGGAAGAAACCATTTCAGAGATCTGAGAGGCTCCATGCAA ggCAGCTGAAGAGGACAAAATGTGCTGAAATTGATGTAGAAACCCCAGAATCCATCTTGGTGAACACCAATCTGCGAGCTTTAATCAACAAGCATACATTCATGGGACTACCAGTTGAATGTCAGCAGAAGCTGCTCCTGCTTCTGCCAGAGGTGGACAGGCAG ATTGGAATGGATGGCTTGATGAAGCTTAGCAGTTCTGCCCTCAACAACGAATTCTTTAATTCTGCTGCACAAGGATGGAAGGAGCGACTCTCGGAAG GGGAGTTCACTCCAGAGATGCAGCTGAGACTACGGCAGGAattagaaaaggagaagaaagtggaACTTTGGAAAGAGCGCTTCTTTGAGAGCTATTATGGTCAGAG TTCTGGGCTAAGCCTTGAAGAGTCCAAACAACTGACATCTTGTATTCCTACTGTTCAGAATCAAGCACAGACTGGGACTCTAGCACCTCAGTTACAGAAATGCATAGTAGTCCATAAAGCAGTACCTGACAAAGAACAGACCAATCCTCTGGTGGGTCCAAAAGTACAGGTTCTCCCAGCCGTAACAGCAGCCACTAAAGGAGAGGAGATTGAGCAGCCCAAGGTCTTTAAGCCAGAAGAGCTTGCACATTCTTCTGGCAACAGTGCCTCCTTCCACAGTAGCAGCCAGATTCCTCAGAAGATTTCCAAAAGAGTTGAGGAGCTAGAAGAGGTGACACCACCCCCTGCTTGCCTGGAGTCTGTGATGAGACAAAATCCAAGCAAACCAAAGAATGCAGCCATTGCTGGCATTAAACCAAGCCCAGAAGTAGAATCTCAGGAGATTTCTGCAAAGGAGGCTCCTGCCACTTGCACAGAACAAATGGACACTGGAAGCCGGGCTTTCAAGAGAAAATCAGAGATTCCTGAAGAGGCACTGATGACACCTGAAAAACAGCTCCATGTGACGGAAAAGTGCCCCACCAGGCCCCCTTTTCAGGCCCCACTGCAGTGCTTTCCCATCGCGCCTACACCAAAAGTCCCTCCGCTCAGG ATCCACGTCTCCAGAATCCAAGGATCTCCAGCATTACTGTCTGCTAGCCAGGTCTCTCCCAGGCCCCCCTTCCCAATCATCAGGCGAACAGGGGCCAGGACTTTGGCCGACGTCAAAGCCAGGGCTAGAATGGCCAGGGCCCAGCGAGCAGCTGCTGCAGCCGAAGCAGCCGCAGCAGCCGCCATTGCTGCTACTTCTGCCTCCATTGTGGAAGCCATCCCAGGCCCGGGgccaggaggggggaaaggagaggacaAGAGCAGTGCACTCTCAGGGAGGCCTCATGGAGCTACATTGGACATGGCAGGCTCTGGAAGCAGGACAAGTCCAAAAAGGCTTTTCCCCTCTTGCCCAGCCCCTTTCTCCCCCGCAGACTCCCCGGCTCCAGAACCAGCAGCTACAAGCAGTGCTGCTAGAGCACAACTACAGCCGGCTCCCCCAGCACAATCCAGAACTGCAAGCAGCAACCCAGAGGCAGCGAGGGCGTCGATCTCGCAACCAGCAATAGGGAGTGTCAACTGTACAAATCCCAGGATTTTGACTGTGCCTGCCACTCAGGGTGTCACAGCTTCTTTGGGCTCAACAGCTGATCTTGCTTCCATGATGGAAAAACTTAGAAATAAACCTCTTGCTCTGAACCAGGTTACAAGAACATCCTGTGGTTTTGAGCCTGCTGTAAACTGCAAAAGTGTATCGAAAACAGCTTCTCCTACCAGCACAGGTGTTCCAGAAGACAAAGTCAGGGCCTCGCTTTCTGTATCTCCTGTGTTGGCTGGACCCTTTAAGGCACCCTCTCCCCTGTCTTCCCCATGTGGCACTCTGCCCACGTCCACTTTACCTTCTCCTTCCCGTCATAATTTGTTGGTAGCCCATAGCCCGAAAGTCCCCCCAAGCTCCTCAGGTTCAAGTGGAAGTACCTCTGCAGTAAAGGCCAGCTCCAATATACCTGCTAATAATCCTCTGGTGACTCAGCTGCTGCAAGGTAAAGAAGTCCCAATGGAGCAGATCCTCCCAAGGCCTCTGACAAGAGTTGAGATTAAGACTGTTGCACAGCCTGTGAAGGAAGGCAAAGCAACCACAATTGTTTCGAGGCCTGGCCctccaagggaaggggaaggacagCTGCACATCACTTTCCCAGCAGGTGGGAAGCCAAACCTTAGTCGCTGTGGACAATCCCAAGATCCCCCACCCATATCCTCTTTATCAGGGCAGGACTTGTGGAGCAAGCCTACAGACCTCCACAGTAGCCAGGAAACTTTAGGCAAGAGTGCCCAAGATCATATTCCCCAGACTGTCATGCAGAAAGTCCCTGCGCAGAGCCTccctgctgctgcttctcccccTCCacgtctccccctcctccccccacattTCCCAGTAGAGAACAGCTCCACCAGCCAAAGTTTCACACTGGGATTCATAGGGAGAAGGACATTCAAGCCTGCCATGTCTGGCCATTACCTCCTGAATGTTTCTACCTACGGGCGCTGCCCAGAGAACCTAAGAAGAAACCTTGCCCAGCCCCCAGAGAGCCACCTACGTTCAGATGAGCCCCCAAAGAAATTAGAGGAACAGAAGCACCCACCTGGCAATAACATTAGCAGTGGTGAAGATGAAGGGGACACAGATGGCAATGTTGCTCCACAGGCAACAGTACATCTCAAGGTTAAAGAGGAACCTCTGGctccaggaagaggaggaggaaggcaggcAGCTTCAAAGGTAAAACTGGAGCAGGCAGCAATAAGCCACAAGGATGGAAACATTTGCTTATTCCCAGCAGGTCAAGACTATGCTGAAAGCAACTCAGCAAAAGATTTTATTCAGGATGCCCAAGTGGCTCAGGCAACTAGAGGAGAAAGGAGATCTTGCAGTGGGGAACTTCAAACTTGTGCTCCAGGAAATGTTACCCCACAGCGGCCCCTGCTGTTCTCGCCCTCACCCTCTCAGCTCTTTGGAAACCCTACTCCTGCGCAACTTATTGGACCCGGCTACAGTGGCACGATTAACGTTTCCACTTCTCCAGACATGCATCAGGATGCTCTCCTGACTGGACTGTCGGACCCCAGCCGCATGGGGGATGTAGTGTCCTTCTCTGTAACTGTAACAGCTATCCCTGCTAGCCACTCATCAAATACTGGTAGCCATGGGCAATCTCTGCGTGGCCAGGCTTTTGCAGAAGATGGCGGCTTGGAGGACTTGCCCTCCAAGTGCTACTGTCGCTTGAAAGCCATGATTGTGTGCAAGGGCTGCGGGGCCTTCTGCCATGATGACTGTATTGGGCCCTCCAAGCTCTGTGTTTCCTGTCTCGTCGTGCGGTAG
- the ASXL2 gene encoding putative Polycomb group protein ASXL2 isoform X1, with translation MREKGRKKKGRTWAEAARTVLEKNPNRPMSHKEILQVIQKEGLKEIRSGTSPLACLNAMLHTNSRGDEGIFYKVPGRMGVYTLKKDVPDGLKDLSEGSEESSDIQSDSPTSESSSSSSSDQSSNKEGRKSRWQRKVSARLSQVSSPQPGCPSPSIPPGKIISSSQKHSKKALKQALKQKQRKQHHCRTSVPVSTNHHLLQQHVKIANHPAKAAWEGKQSDGHSSSPQNSTSSSSPSVKTEPSLPILGKKPFQRSERLHARQLKRTKCAEIDVETPESILVNTNLRALINKHTFMGLPVECQQKLLLLLPEVDRQIGMDGLMKLSSSALNNEFFNSAAQGWKERLSEGEFTPEMQLRLRQELEKEKKVELWKERFFESYYGQSSGLSLEESKQLTSCIPTVQNQAQTGTLAPQLQKCIVVHKAVPDKEQTNPLVGPKVQVLPAVTAATKGEEIEQPKVFKPEELAHSSGNSASFHSSSQIPQKISKRVEELEEVTPPPACLESVMRQNPSKPKNAAIAGIKPSPEVESQEISAKEAPATCTEQMDTGSRAFKRKSEIPEEALMTPEKQLHVTEKCPTRPPFQAPLQCFPIAPTPKVPPLRIHVSRIQGSPALLSASQVSPRPPFPIIRRTGARTLADVKARARMARAQRAAAAAEAAAAAAIAATSASIVEAIPGPGPGGGKGEDKSSALSGRPHGATLDMAGSGSRTSPKRLFPSCPAPFSPADSPAPEPAATSSAARAQLQPAPPAQSRTASSNPEAARASISQPAIGSVNCTNPRILTVPATQGVTASLGSTADLASMMEKLRNKPLALNQVTRTSCGFEPAVNCKSVSKTASPTSTGVPEDKVRASLSVSPVLAGPFKAPSPLSSPCGTLPTSTLPSPSRHNLLVAHSPKVPPSSSGSSGSTSAVKASSNIPANNPLVTQLLQGKEVPMEQILPRPLTRVEIKTVAQPVKEGKATTIVSRPGPPREGEGQLHITFPAGGKPNLSRCGQSQDPPPISSLSGQDLWSKPTDLHSSQETLGKSAQDHIPQTVMQKVPAQSLPAAASPPPRLPLLPPHFPVENSSTSQSFTLGFIGRRTFKPAMSGHYLLNVSTYGRCPENLRRNLAQPPESHLRSDEPPKKLEEQKHPPGNNISSGEDEGDTDGNVAPQATVHLKVKEEPLAPGRGGGRQAASKVKLEQAAISHKDGNICLFPAGQDYAESNSAKDFIQDAQVAQATRGERRSCSGELQTCAPGNVTPQRPLLFSPSPSQLFGNPTPAQLIGPGYSGTINVSTSPDMHQDALLTGLSDPSRMGDVVSFSVTVTAIPASHSSNTGSHGQSLRGQAFAEDGGLEDLPSKCYCRLKAMIVCKGCGAFCHDDCIGPSKLCVSCLVVR, from the exons TATCAGCCAGACTTTCACAAGTGTCCTCCCCACAGCCAGGCTGCCCATCTCCTTCTATCCCACCAGGTAAAATCATCTCTTCATCTCAGAAGCACAGCAAAAAGGCACTTAAACAA GCCTTGAAGCAAAAGCAAAGGAAGCAGCATCATTGCCGAACCAGTGTGCCTGTATCAACTAATCACCACCTCCTACAGCAGCATGTGAAGATTGCTAACCATCCTGCAAAAGCTG cttgggaaggaaaacagtcaGATGGACATTCAAGTAGCCCACAGAATTCTACTTCTAGTTCTTCTCCCTCTGTTAAAACTGAGCCTTCCTTGCCAATCCTTGGGAAGAAACCATTTCAGAGATCTGAGAGGCTCCATGCAA ggCAGCTGAAGAGGACAAAATGTGCTGAAATTGATGTAGAAACCCCAGAATCCATCTTGGTGAACACCAATCTGCGAGCTTTAATCAACAAGCATACATTCATGGGACTACCAGTTGAATGTCAGCAGAAGCTGCTCCTGCTTCTGCCAGAGGTGGACAGGCAG ATTGGAATGGATGGCTTGATGAAGCTTAGCAGTTCTGCCCTCAACAACGAATTCTTTAATTCTGCTGCACAAGGATGGAAGGAGCGACTCTCGGAAG GGGAGTTCACTCCAGAGATGCAGCTGAGACTACGGCAGGAattagaaaaggagaagaaagtggaACTTTGGAAAGAGCGCTTCTTTGAGAGCTATTATGGTCAGAG TTCTGGGCTAAGCCTTGAAGAGTCCAAACAACTGACATCTTGTATTCCTACTGTTCAGAATCAAGCACAGACTGGGACTCTAGCACCTCAGTTACAGAAATGCATAGTAGTCCATAAAGCAGTACCTGACAAAGAACAGACCAATCCTCTGGTGGGTCCAAAAGTACAGGTTCTCCCAGCCGTAACAGCAGCCACTAAAGGAGAGGAGATTGAGCAGCCCAAGGTCTTTAAGCCAGAAGAGCTTGCACATTCTTCTGGCAACAGTGCCTCCTTCCACAGTAGCAGCCAGATTCCTCAGAAGATTTCCAAAAGAGTTGAGGAGCTAGAAGAGGTGACACCACCCCCTGCTTGCCTGGAGTCTGTGATGAGACAAAATCCAAGCAAACCAAAGAATGCAGCCATTGCTGGCATTAAACCAAGCCCAGAAGTAGAATCTCAGGAGATTTCTGCAAAGGAGGCTCCTGCCACTTGCACAGAACAAATGGACACTGGAAGCCGGGCTTTCAAGAGAAAATCAGAGATTCCTGAAGAGGCACTGATGACACCTGAAAAACAGCTCCATGTGACGGAAAAGTGCCCCACCAGGCCCCCTTTTCAGGCCCCACTGCAGTGCTTTCCCATCGCGCCTACACCAAAAGTCCCTCCGCTCAGG ATCCACGTCTCCAGAATCCAAGGATCTCCAGCATTACTGTCTGCTAGCCAGGTCTCTCCCAGGCCCCCCTTCCCAATCATCAGGCGAACAGGGGCCAGGACTTTGGCCGACGTCAAAGCCAGGGCTAGAATGGCCAGGGCCCAGCGAGCAGCTGCTGCAGCCGAAGCAGCCGCAGCAGCCGCCATTGCTGCTACTTCTGCCTCCATTGTGGAAGCCATCCCAGGCCCGGGgccaggaggggggaaaggagaggacaAGAGCAGTGCACTCTCAGGGAGGCCTCATGGAGCTACATTGGACATGGCAGGCTCTGGAAGCAGGACAAGTCCAAAAAGGCTTTTCCCCTCTTGCCCAGCCCCTTTCTCCCCCGCAGACTCCCCGGCTCCAGAACCAGCAGCTACAAGCAGTGCTGCTAGAGCACAACTACAGCCGGCTCCCCCAGCACAATCCAGAACTGCAAGCAGCAACCCAGAGGCAGCGAGGGCGTCGATCTCGCAACCAGCAATAGGGAGTGTCAACTGTACAAATCCCAGGATTTTGACTGTGCCTGCCACTCAGGGTGTCACAGCTTCTTTGGGCTCAACAGCTGATCTTGCTTCCATGATGGAAAAACTTAGAAATAAACCTCTTGCTCTGAACCAGGTTACAAGAACATCCTGTGGTTTTGAGCCTGCTGTAAACTGCAAAAGTGTATCGAAAACAGCTTCTCCTACCAGCACAGGTGTTCCAGAAGACAAAGTCAGGGCCTCGCTTTCTGTATCTCCTGTGTTGGCTGGACCCTTTAAGGCACCCTCTCCCCTGTCTTCCCCATGTGGCACTCTGCCCACGTCCACTTTACCTTCTCCTTCCCGTCATAATTTGTTGGTAGCCCATAGCCCGAAAGTCCCCCCAAGCTCCTCAGGTTCAAGTGGAAGTACCTCTGCAGTAAAGGCCAGCTCCAATATACCTGCTAATAATCCTCTGGTGACTCAGCTGCTGCAAGGTAAAGAAGTCCCAATGGAGCAGATCCTCCCAAGGCCTCTGACAAGAGTTGAGATTAAGACTGTTGCACAGCCTGTGAAGGAAGGCAAAGCAACCACAATTGTTTCGAGGCCTGGCCctccaagggaaggggaaggacagCTGCACATCACTTTCCCAGCAGGTGGGAAGCCAAACCTTAGTCGCTGTGGACAATCCCAAGATCCCCCACCCATATCCTCTTTATCAGGGCAGGACTTGTGGAGCAAGCCTACAGACCTCCACAGTAGCCAGGAAACTTTAGGCAAGAGTGCCCAAGATCATATTCCCCAGACTGTCATGCAGAAAGTCCCTGCGCAGAGCCTccctgctgctgcttctcccccTCCacgtctccccctcctccccccacattTCCCAGTAGAGAACAGCTCCACCAGCCAAAGTTTCACACTGGGATTCATAGGGAGAAGGACATTCAAGCCTGCCATGTCTGGCCATTACCTCCTGAATGTTTCTACCTACGGGCGCTGCCCAGAGAACCTAAGAAGAAACCTTGCCCAGCCCCCAGAGAGCCACCTACGTTCAGATGAGCCCCCAAAGAAATTAGAGGAACAGAAGCACCCACCTGGCAATAACATTAGCAGTGGTGAAGATGAAGGGGACACAGATGGCAATGTTGCTCCACAGGCAACAGTACATCTCAAGGTTAAAGAGGAACCTCTGGctccaggaagaggaggaggaaggcaggcAGCTTCAAAGGTAAAACTGGAGCAGGCAGCAATAAGCCACAAGGATGGAAACATTTGCTTATTCCCAGCAGGTCAAGACTATGCTGAAAGCAACTCAGCAAAAGATTTTATTCAGGATGCCCAAGTGGCTCAGGCAACTAGAGGAGAAAGGAGATCTTGCAGTGGGGAACTTCAAACTTGTGCTCCAGGAAATGTTACCCCACAGCGGCCCCTGCTGTTCTCGCCCTCACCCTCTCAGCTCTTTGGAAACCCTACTCCTGCGCAACTTATTGGACCCGGCTACAGTGGCACGATTAACGTTTCCACTTCTCCAGACATGCATCAGGATGCTCTCCTGACTGGACTGTCGGACCCCAGCCGCATGGGGGATGTAGTGTCCTTCTCTGTAACTGTAACAGCTATCCCTGCTAGCCACTCATCAAATACTGGTAGCCATGGGCAATCTCTGCGTGGCCAGGCTTTTGCAGAAGATGGCGGCTTGGAGGACTTGCCCTCCAAGTGCTACTGTCGCTTGAAAGCCATGATTGTGTGCAAGGGCTGCGGGGCCTTCTGCCATGATGACTGTATTGGGCCCTCCAAGCTCTGTGTTTCCTGTCTCGTCGTGCGGTAG